One Periplaneta americana isolate PAMFEO1 chromosome 8, P.americana_PAMFEO1_priV1, whole genome shotgun sequence genomic region harbors:
- the LOC138704589 gene encoding uncharacterized protein isoform X6: MQKYRGKCSAPGCRNTGGKHFFTFPQDPIRCWKWLRFCGLEDRYRVASDVTYSLKICIEHFTESDYYRLPKMVRLHNTAVPTIHAKRIEAPSSPEIQSPPPSLPVPPVTLSADSTPNISHHETSTANEQAAELTSTPETIPSLKATPAVKIAVSRTYAGKAKSACRQGKSIISEQLRREQQLSPPFNVVPTDEVVTDFIKTEPDIDAFTLQNDNRNEEEQKSLFEEDNFLKVDVDQIQIKTEPPDLSYDLKSNIKYEEDEDPISFPVSNLGIEKELWYEQSVEEKPIPAFLEEGDDLNDRTMESHSKQDIRSQKIDASEETVQHSGVATHSETNIKETDQDFEVGDVPSVNLYC, from the exons atgcagaaataTCGAGGGAAATGTTCTGCTCCTGGATGCAGGAATACAGGAGGGAAGCATTTTTTCACCTTTCCTCAGGACCCTATTAG GTGTTGGAAGTGGCTCCGATTTTGTGGATTGGAGGACCGGTATAGAGTTGCGTCTGATGTCACATACAGCTTGAAAATCTGCATCGAGCACTTCACAGAGTCTGACTATTACAGGTTGCCAAAAATGGTCAGACTTCACAATACTGCGGTGCCCACTATTCATGCTAAAAGAATAGAGGCACCATCCAGCCCTGAAATCCAGAGCCCACCCCCTAGCCTACCTGTGCCTCCAGTAACATTATCAGCTGACAGCACCCCTAATATAAGCCATCATGAGACTTCAA CTGCAAATGAGCAGGCTGCAGAGTTGACATCTACCCCTGAAACCATTCCATCTCTCAAGGCTACTCCAGCTGTGAAGATTGCTGTTTCGAGGACATATGCAGGAAAGGCTAAAAGTGCATGCCGACAAG GCAAGAGTATTATCAGTGAACAGCTGAGGAGAGAGCAGCAGTTATCACCCCCATTCAATGTGGTTCCCACAGATGAAG TTGTCacggattttattaaaacagaaCCTGATATTGACGCATTCACACTAcagaatgacaacagaaatgaAGAAGAACAGAAATCTTTGTTTGAG GAAGACAATTTCTTGAAAGTTGATGTGGATCAGATCCAGATCAAGACAGAACCTCCTGACCTGAGCTATGATCTGAAatcaaacataaaatatgaagaagatgaagatCCCATTTCATTTCCTGTGTCGAATTTAGGCATTGAG AAAGAGTTATGGTATGAGCAATCAGTAGAAGAAAAGCCAATACCAGCCTTTTTAGAAGAGGGTGATGACTTGAATGACAG GACCATGGAATCACACAGCAAACAAGACATAAGAAGCCAGAAAATTGACGCAAGCGAAGAAACTGTACAACATTCTGGTGTGGCAACACACTCAGAAACGAACATAAAAGAAACTGATCAGGATTTTGAAGTTGGAGATGTCCCCTCAGTTAACTTATACTGCTGA